One window of the Amycolatopsis mediterranei genome contains the following:
- a CDS encoding HIT family protein, translating to MISIEACPFCRIVADLEPARIVRRWNDATAFFPQNPATLGHLLVIPNDHFDDVWSLDSSTASRLSLYVLEIANAVKAALVPDGMNFINSNGAAATQTIFHVHIHVVPRWKNDRMGAIWPEDKVWKESDLDETFTSIARELGI from the coding sequence GTGATTTCGATCGAAGCCTGTCCCTTTTGTCGCATAGTGGCAGATCTTGAGCCTGCGCGCATCGTCAGGCGGTGGAATGATGCAACAGCATTTTTTCCACAGAATCCTGCAACCCTGGGACATCTTCTCGTTATCCCAAACGATCATTTTGACGACGTTTGGTCTCTTGATTCAAGTACTGCGTCTCGACTAAGTCTGTACGTCTTGGAGATAGCTAATGCTGTCAAAGCGGCCCTGGTGCCTGATGGCATGAACTTTATCAACTCGAATGGCGCGGCTGCCACGCAGACGATATTTCATGTGCATATCCATGTTGTCCCGAGGTGGAAGAATGATCGGATGGGAGCAATTTGGCCTGAAGATAAAGTGTGGAAGGAAAGTGACCTCGACGAAACATTTACATCAATCGCACGGGAGTTGGGCATTTGA
- a CDS encoding TIR domain-containing protein yields the protein MKRKTFFSFHFKPDSWRAATVRNIGALDGNSPVSDNTWEEIKKAGDQAIKNWIAKEMSGKTCCAVLIGSQTASRPWVTYELSKAWNDNLGVFGIYIHNLKDSNGWQSTQGINPLDKVTFKSSGQPLSSVAKAYSPPYGNSQQVYGYIADNIARWAEEAIAIRKAN from the coding sequence ATGAAGAGAAAGACATTCTTCAGTTTTCACTTTAAGCCCGACAGCTGGCGCGCTGCGACTGTGCGTAACATCGGCGCCCTTGATGGCAACTCGCCGGTTTCGGATAACACGTGGGAAGAAATTAAGAAGGCGGGCGACCAGGCTATCAAGAATTGGATAGCCAAGGAGATGTCTGGAAAAACGTGTTGTGCTGTGCTTATCGGGTCGCAGACTGCGAGTAGGCCGTGGGTTACATACGAGCTGTCTAAGGCATGGAATGACAACCTTGGGGTCTTCGGCATTTATATCCATAACCTTAAGGATAGTAATGGGTGGCAGTCGACTCAGGGCATAAATCCCCTTGACAAAGTGACGTTCAAGTCAAGTGGGCAACCACTTTCGTCGGTCGCTAAGGCTTATAGTCCGCCTTATGGAAACAGTCAGCAGGTATATGGATACATTGCTGATAATATCGCTAGATGGGCCGAAGAGGCGATTGCAATCAGGAAAGCGAACTGA
- a CDS encoding bifunctional DNA primase/polymerase, with the protein MTSSAQSAALRAAAMEMAGRGWKVFPCRPGTKAALWHRQEHCRGGGVCADGHVTPESLATSDVERVAARWSDGVPYNIAVYPGPSGLFILDCDIPKAARPGQPPARGEHDPDGWTQLQALAGQRGGPLPDTFTLATPSGGRQLWFTAPPGTLLRGTVKHIATNIDSRGWGTYGLAPGCVLLNGAYELIDDTDPVELPGWLVQANVERASAAISGRPEKPVAAPDAYTARAVRAECDRVASEPPGRRNKVLSTAAYALGQLVGAEVLDREHARAELETAVAAWNTPASWAKDTGVIATSLAAGEDNPRRINRRGPGRAA; encoded by the coding sequence ATGACCAGTTCGGCGCAGAGCGCGGCACTGCGCGCGGCGGCGATGGAGATGGCTGGCAGGGGGTGGAAGGTGTTCCCGTGCCGCCCGGGCACGAAAGCCGCGCTGTGGCACCGGCAGGAGCACTGCCGCGGTGGCGGGGTCTGCGCCGACGGGCACGTCACCCCCGAATCGCTGGCCACCTCCGATGTGGAGCGGGTGGCGGCGCGGTGGTCGGACGGCGTGCCCTACAACATCGCCGTCTACCCCGGCCCGTCCGGGCTGTTCATCCTCGATTGCGACATCCCCAAGGCTGCCCGGCCCGGGCAGCCCCCCGCCCGGGGGGAGCACGATCCCGATGGCTGGACCCAGCTGCAGGCGCTGGCCGGGCAGCGGGGCGGGCCGCTGCCGGACACTTTCACTCTCGCCACCCCTTCCGGCGGGCGGCAGCTGTGGTTCACCGCTCCGCCCGGCACGCTGTTGCGCGGCACGGTCAAGCACATCGCCACCAATATCGACAGCCGCGGCTGGGGCACCTACGGCCTCGCCCCCGGCTGCGTGCTGCTGAACGGCGCGTACGAGCTGATCGACGACACCGACCCGGTGGAACTGCCGGGGTGGTTGGTCCAAGCCAACGTCGAACGCGCTTCTGCGGCCATCTCAGGGCGTCCTGAGAAGCCCGTAGCCGCACCGGATGCCTATACCGCTCGCGCGGTGCGGGCCGAGTGCGACCGCGTCGCCAGCGAGCCACCAGGGCGACGGAACAAGGTCCTCTCCACCGCCGCCTATGCCCTCGGCCAACTGGTCGGGGCCGAAGTGCTCGACCGCGAGCACGCCCGGGCCGAACTGGAGACCGCGGTGGCCGCCTGGAACACCCCGGCCTCGTGGGCCAAGGACACCGGCGTCATTGCCACCTCACTCGCAGCCGGGGAAGACAACCCCCGCCGCATCAACCGGCGTGGCCCCGGCCGCGCCGCCTGA
- a CDS encoding SsgA family sporulation/cell division regulator yields MELIYPADAVVNGRGPVPVALLYDPADPWAITLLIAGHEWLFARELLATGLSEPAGDGDVVVRPDTGGTFGHLLLTLTTPAGCADVALPRGTVESLLAAAEALVPRGCEGIDWDSEWARLANGPAA; encoded by the coding sequence GTGGAGCTGATCTACCCCGCCGACGCGGTGGTGAACGGGCGCGGCCCGGTGCCGGTGGCACTGCTCTACGACCCGGCCGATCCATGGGCGATCACGCTGCTGATCGCCGGGCACGAGTGGCTGTTCGCCCGGGAGCTGCTGGCCACCGGCCTGTCCGAACCGGCCGGCGACGGTGACGTGGTGGTCCGCCCGGACACCGGCGGCACCTTCGGCCACCTACTGCTCACCTTGACCACCCCCGCCGGTTGCGCGGATGTGGCGTTGCCCCGCGGCACCGTGGAAAGCCTCTTGGCCGCCGCTGAGGCCTTGGTCCCGCGGGGCTGCGAGGGCATCGACTGGGACAGCGAGTGGGCGCGCCTCGCCAACGGCCCCGCGGCCTGA
- the ssb gene encoding single-stranded DNA-binding protein codes for MPEITMAGTLTADPEMRFTPSGAGVCSFTLVANDRRLDKESGEWRDMGATFLRCTVWRRQAENVADARKGDRLLIVGELKQSEWQDKNTGEKRYGFDVQVREAALSLLWHPAKSARPDRTGGEHTSGGGGGARDPWTAPPATGSAGGFSDEPPF; via the coding sequence TTGCCGGAGATCACGATGGCCGGAACGCTGACGGCGGATCCGGAGATGCGCTTCACCCCCTCCGGAGCGGGGGTGTGCTCGTTCACCCTCGTGGCCAACGATCGGCGCCTGGACAAGGAATCCGGGGAGTGGCGGGACATGGGCGCGACGTTCCTGCGCTGCACCGTGTGGCGCCGCCAGGCCGAGAACGTCGCCGACGCCCGCAAGGGCGACCGGCTGCTGATCGTGGGCGAACTCAAGCAGTCGGAGTGGCAGGACAAGAACACCGGCGAGAAGCGCTACGGCTTCGACGTGCAGGTCCGCGAAGCCGCGCTGTCGCTGCTGTGGCACCCGGCCAAGTCGGCACGTCCCGACCGCACGGGCGGCGAGCACACCAGCGGCGGCGGGGGTGGGGCGCGGGACCCGTGGACGGCGCCGCCGGCCACGGGGTCGGCGGGCGGGTTCTCCGACGAGCCGCCGTTCTAA
- a CDS encoding GNAT family N-acetyltransferase, protein MSEHPRLDRTLDTSEPEDLPVRSQRDHVWCLNRKHRWALANGGSGYHHALRLSTQVCARCWARRQPRARWLVVDHRTPIPADQVDQSDDRGARILVVGRRPAVRAGVGRLEVRVRGIVVAVTDVQLCGVDHRGVVCHIEVDPAFRRRGFGTLLLDAAQARGPGYHWSTVRLDQSEDSQDFWTYQDPAEPLHLGEPHYCTHMREANGEMG, encoded by the coding sequence GTGAGCGAACACCCGCGGTTGGACAGAACACTCGACACAAGCGAACCCGAGGACCTGCCGGTCCGTTCGCAGCGCGATCACGTCTGGTGCCTCAACCGCAAACACCGGTGGGCACTCGCCAACGGCGGCAGCGGCTACCACCACGCGCTCCGGCTCTCGACGCAGGTGTGCGCTCGCTGCTGGGCCCGGCGCCAACCGCGAGCCCGATGGCTGGTCGTCGACCACCGCACACCGATACCCGCAGACCAGGTCGACCAGTCAGACGATCGCGGGGCAAGAATCCTCGTGGTCGGCCGCCGGCCAGCTGTCCGCGCCGGGGTAGGCCGGCTTGAGGTGCGGGTGCGCGGCATCGTCGTGGCCGTCACAGACGTGCAACTGTGCGGCGTCGACCACCGCGGGGTCGTCTGTCATATCGAGGTCGACCCGGCCTTCCGACGGCGCGGGTTCGGCACGCTGCTGCTGGACGCCGCACAAGCCCGCGGCCCCGGCTACCACTGGTCGACCGTCCGGCTCGACCAGTCCGAAGACTCACAAGACTTTTGGACCTACCAGGACCCCGCCGAACCCCTTCACCTCGGAGAACCGCACTACTGCACCCACATGCGGGAAGCCAACGGCGAAATGGGGTAA
- a CDS encoding aminoglycoside phosphotransferase family protein: MSQAESLTETSARELADAACKKAGIDGADAELIRIGSNAVFRLPGRIILRIGRERDGFEGARRQVGVAHWLASENFPANRAMNIPQPVDVSGHPATFWQSVSEEEKYAPIADVAEIIRNLHELRAPTGLDLEKKKPFTEIEGRLNESRSLTRDDEAYLRQRIGELKASYERLEFPLPQGVIHGDANVGNVLLSREGTPCLIDLDSFCIGPREWDLVQTALFYERFGWHTADEYRTFVNVYGFDIMTWSGYETLAGYREIAMTLWLAEKDSDDAAQEVRKRVSAIRTGGDRRDWAPF; this comes from the coding sequence GTGAGTCAAGCGGAGAGTTTGACCGAAACGTCGGCACGCGAACTGGCTGACGCTGCCTGCAAGAAGGCCGGCATCGACGGCGCAGATGCCGAGCTCATCAGGATTGGCTCGAACGCGGTATTCCGACTCCCGGGACGTATCATCCTCCGCATCGGGCGAGAGCGGGACGGATTCGAGGGAGCTCGACGCCAAGTTGGCGTAGCACATTGGCTTGCATCCGAAAATTTCCCCGCGAACCGCGCCATGAATATTCCACAGCCGGTCGACGTGTCTGGGCATCCCGCGACTTTCTGGCAGTCCGTGTCGGAAGAGGAGAAGTACGCACCCATCGCAGATGTGGCCGAAATTATCCGTAACCTACATGAACTGCGCGCACCCACCGGCCTCGACCTGGAAAAGAAGAAGCCCTTCACGGAGATTGAAGGTCGCCTCAATGAGTCACGCAGCCTCACCCGGGATGATGAGGCGTATTTGCGCCAGCGCATTGGTGAGCTGAAGGCGAGCTATGAACGCCTTGAATTCCCGCTCCCGCAGGGCGTTATCCACGGTGATGCGAACGTTGGAAATGTCCTACTCTCACGAGAGGGAACTCCCTGCCTTATTGACTTGGACAGTTTTTGCATTGGTCCACGAGAATGGGACTTAGTGCAGACAGCATTGTTCTACGAACGATTCGGATGGCACACCGCCGACGAGTATCGGACGTTTGTCAATGTATATGGATTCGACATCATGACGTGGTCCGGCTACGAGACGCTTGCTGGCTACCGCGAGATAGCCATGACTCTATGGCTCGCAGAAAAAGACTCCGATGACGCGGCCCAAGAAGTGCGTAAGCGCGTCTCCGCAATCAGGACAGGTGGAGACCGGCGCGACTGGGCACCCTTTTAG
- a CDS encoding cell division protein FtsK encodes MNPTDHTHDDQTTPETTRQSGTESTAGSAGELATIHPLRARPDQQRSTASGAIESGPEVIEGEIVTDEQWRLYTSQKAQMEWRMAEYKRQALWLTTHAKTAATHERTVSTLKFVGRNVLVYPTLGAVTAVKRWRDTHGSSRYERMMRAAELAGDHEKLAEWEARDVTEKQRRHDRAMDWIQSPVQLAKAVALSTLSVAVLLLVLGIILAVAGHGGVLDPIIGVIDAIGFCIWFVITYGMFLTVAGTAGALTYLWNLGRRSQSVPQMFRPASARLVDDVIITPSIVVTALRDLRISELRRKIEQMEDGGAAMLSPIRLAGCGVEFDVHLPSGVDTEEVKRKRRKLAENMGRHEHEVFITTPPSPRTIRVWAADSGALDQPIGPSPLVTDPTITADLYTGRAPWGVDLRGDAVLMALLQCHLLMTGLSKQGKTASLRALALWLVLDPSVGLHIADLKGIGDWRMFKPVAETLIEGPSDSHCIAATELLEWGVEEMERRLLAFDGDKYRNGVPRELTKPGGPFAPIVILVDEAQNAFMNPQVDDQKNPYGGQTNKSRYFMAARKIQNQGRAVNVVLWQGTQDPTDQNLPKLVREGAHIRAALALGTESQSRMAVGDKAVDGGAAPHELRSGLDKGTLVVAGEGVPLPAGQSSMTVRTHFIDGDDAATVIERAVAIRGGAKAEPAQVEAAPQVRDLLDDVAEVIAGADVKATDVGARLRKLAPGYEPYANLTAEKVKEALEAVGVPVRLKQGIITVRARHVANAIADREEQVSD; translated from the coding sequence ATGAACCCCACCGACCACACCCACGACGACCAGACCACGCCGGAGACCACCCGCCAGTCCGGCACCGAGTCCACCGCCGGGTCGGCGGGGGAACTGGCCACGATCCACCCCCTGCGCGCCCGCCCTGACCAGCAGCGGTCCACCGCCTCCGGCGCGATCGAGTCCGGACCTGAGGTGATCGAGGGGGAGATCGTCACGGATGAGCAGTGGCGTCTCTACACCTCCCAGAAGGCGCAGATGGAGTGGCGCATGGCCGAGTACAAACGGCAGGCCCTGTGGCTGACCACCCACGCCAAAACCGCCGCCACCCACGAGCGGACCGTGTCCACGCTCAAGTTCGTCGGCCGCAACGTCCTGGTGTACCCGACGCTCGGGGCCGTGACGGCGGTGAAGCGGTGGCGCGACACGCACGGGTCCTCCCGCTACGAACGGATGATGCGGGCGGCGGAGCTGGCCGGGGACCACGAGAAGCTGGCCGAGTGGGAGGCCCGCGACGTCACCGAGAAGCAGCGTCGCCACGACCGGGCGATGGACTGGATTCAGTCCCCGGTCCAGCTGGCCAAGGCGGTGGCCCTGTCAACGCTGTCGGTCGCTGTACTGCTGCTGGTCCTCGGGATCATCCTCGCGGTGGCCGGGCACGGCGGGGTCCTGGACCCGATCATCGGGGTCATCGACGCGATCGGGTTCTGCATCTGGTTCGTCATCACCTACGGGATGTTCCTCACCGTCGCCGGGACCGCCGGGGCGCTGACCTACCTGTGGAACCTCGGCCGCCGCTCGCAGTCGGTCCCGCAGATGTTCCGTCCCGCCTCGGCCCGGCTGGTCGACGACGTCATCATCACCCCGTCGATCGTCGTCACCGCCCTGCGTGACCTGCGGATTTCCGAACTGCGCCGCAAGATCGAGCAGATGGAGGACGGCGGCGCGGCGATGCTGTCCCCGATCCGGCTGGCCGGCTGCGGCGTCGAGTTCGACGTGCATCTCCCCTCCGGTGTGGACACCGAGGAGGTCAAGCGCAAGCGCCGGAAGCTGGCGGAGAACATGGGCCGCCACGAGCACGAGGTGTTCATCACCACCCCGCCCTCACCGCGGACCATCCGGGTCTGGGCCGCCGACTCCGGTGCACTGGACCAGCCGATCGGGCCGTCGCCGCTGGTCACCGACCCGACCATCACCGCCGACCTCTACACCGGCCGCGCCCCCTGGGGTGTGGACCTGCGCGGGGACGCGGTGCTGATGGCGCTGTTGCAGTGCCACCTGCTGATGACCGGTCTGTCCAAGCAGGGCAAAACCGCCTCCCTGCGCGCTTTGGCGTTGTGGCTGGTCCTGGACCCGTCAGTGGGCCTGCACATCGCCGACCTCAAGGGCATCGGTGACTGGCGGATGTTCAAGCCGGTCGCCGAAACCCTGATCGAAGGCCCGTCGGACTCCCACTGCATTGCGGCCACTGAGCTGCTGGAATGGGGGGTCGAGGAGATGGAACGGCGGCTGCTGGCCTTCGACGGCGACAAGTACCGCAACGGGGTCCCCCGCGAGCTGACCAAGCCCGGCGGGCCGTTCGCGCCGATCGTGATCCTGGTCGACGAAGCCCAGAACGCGTTCATGAATCCGCAGGTCGACGACCAGAAGAACCCCTACGGCGGGCAGACGAACAAGTCCCGGTACTTCATGGCCGCCCGCAAGATCCAGAACCAGGGCCGGGCGGTGAATGTCGTGCTGTGGCAGGGAACCCAGGACCCGACGGACCAGAACCTACCCAAGCTGGTCCGCGAAGGCGCCCACATCCGGGCCGCGCTGGCGCTGGGCACCGAGTCGCAGTCGCGGATGGCGGTGGGGGACAAGGCCGTCGATGGTGGCGCGGCGCCGCACGAACTGCGCTCCGGCCTGGACAAAGGCACGTTGGTGGTGGCCGGGGAAGGGGTGCCGCTCCCGGCCGGCCAGTCGTCGATGACCGTGCGCACGCACTTCATCGACGGCGACGACGCCGCCACCGTGATCGAGCGCGCCGTCGCCATCCGCGGTGGCGCGAAGGCCGAGCCCGCGCAGGTCGAAGCCGCACCGCAGGTGCGGGATCTGCTCGACGACGTGGCCGAGGTGATCGCCGGAGCCGACGTCAAGGCCACCGACGTCGGGGCGCGGCTGCGCAAGCTCGCCCCGGGCTACGAGCCCTACGCCAACCTCACCGCGGAGAAGGTCAAGGAAGCCCTCGAAGCGGTCGGTGTCCCGGTCCGGCTCAAGCAAGGAATTATCACTGTCCGTGCTCGGCACGTGGCGAACGCGATCGCGGACCGCGAGGAGCAGGTGAGCGACTGA
- a CDS encoding XRE family transcriptional regulator, producing the protein MGNDQLEALMLEAGYLREDGTVGLKVFARAVGGQAGKTFSHTYVRRWLDGMVPRDAQTRAAIASALGQRLGRQISLAEIGFGKAQNVRADLGLDYPDRVQDSVNSAARLWQADIDSMSTLLDTPANAAAWNEAALSWLVTTRDDVLSDTGKRKVGEADIRGIRKTTEMFDALDGEHGGGHARSALIEFLRTDLAGILAGYTANEPLRKELFKAATQATLLGAWMSYDAGLHGLAQRYFIQALRISESANDRLLGASVLDAMSHQATFLGRYKEAANLARTARMGTTLSGSPSAAAHFHAMEARALARLGDSAGCDKAMAAAVKEFDRREPESDPADWFSYFNEAELAAELGHCNRDLGRPNDGVTYATQSLGPTASGYVRSDFFVTMVLADSHLDNGDVGQACDVALRAIDIGESLKSARCGAYVDEFRTRLTGIGQTAESADFFDRVSTARLWTPQDAKRVPSRAGLHLS; encoded by the coding sequence ATGGGCAACGATCAACTCGAAGCCCTGATGCTGGAGGCGGGGTACCTCCGCGAGGACGGGACCGTGGGACTGAAGGTCTTCGCGCGAGCCGTCGGCGGGCAGGCCGGCAAGACGTTCAGCCACACGTACGTCCGTCGATGGCTCGACGGGATGGTGCCGCGCGACGCCCAGACTCGTGCAGCGATAGCAAGCGCGCTCGGCCAGCGTCTCGGCCGGCAGATCAGCCTGGCAGAGATTGGCTTCGGTAAGGCGCAGAATGTGCGAGCCGACCTCGGGCTCGACTATCCAGATCGAGTCCAGGACAGCGTCAACTCTGCCGCGCGCCTATGGCAGGCAGATATCGACAGCATGTCTACACTGCTCGACACCCCCGCGAATGCAGCCGCCTGGAACGAAGCAGCATTGTCCTGGCTTGTGACGACACGTGACGACGTCCTCAGTGACACAGGTAAGCGAAAAGTTGGTGAAGCGGACATCCGAGGAATTCGAAAGACAACCGAGATGTTCGACGCTCTCGATGGTGAACATGGCGGTGGTCACGCGCGAAGTGCCTTAATTGAATTCCTGCGAACAGACCTGGCCGGAATACTCGCTGGATATACTGCAAATGAACCACTCCGAAAGGAGCTCTTTAAGGCGGCCACGCAAGCCACCTTGCTGGGGGCCTGGATGTCATACGATGCCGGGCTACACGGGCTGGCGCAGCGGTATTTTATTCAAGCACTTAGGATCTCTGAAAGCGCTAACGACCGTCTATTGGGCGCGAGTGTCCTCGACGCGATGAGTCATCAGGCGACATTCCTGGGTCGCTACAAAGAGGCGGCCAACCTTGCAAGGACAGCGCGAATGGGGACAACCCTGTCGGGATCGCCAAGCGCTGCCGCTCATTTCCACGCGATGGAAGCCAGGGCCCTTGCTCGACTGGGTGACTCGGCCGGGTGTGATAAGGCAATGGCGGCGGCCGTTAAAGAGTTCGATAGGCGCGAGCCCGAGAGTGACCCGGCCGACTGGTTCTCGTACTTTAACGAGGCAGAGTTGGCCGCCGAACTCGGCCACTGTAACCGAGACCTCGGACGCCCAAATGACGGAGTCACGTACGCAACTCAGTCTCTTGGGCCAACGGCTAGCGGCTACGTGCGGAGCGATTTCTTTGTCACGATGGTCCTTGCCGACTCTCATCTCGACAACGGAGACGTGGGCCAAGCCTGCGACGTTGCCCTCCGGGCAATCGATATTGGCGAGTCACTGAAATCTGCCCGATGCGGCGCGTACGTAGATGAGTTCCGCACGCGCCTCACCGGGATTGGCCAGACTGCAGAGTCCGCGGACTTCTTCGACAGGGTCTCCACGGCGCGACTGTGGACACCGCAAGACGCTAAAAGGGTGCCCAGTCGCGCCGGTCTCCACCTGTCCTGA
- a CDS encoding NUDIX domain-containing protein has translation MSWIGSLAAKVAARLDDRDPVFYAADVTLFAVHEGVWHVLLIERGWAPDKGKLALPGGHVDAGESSEQAARREAAEETGLDLSGVVLDRIGVYDAPDRDARGRYVSVAYGAVLEDTIAPVAGDDAASAAWMPLPTAARVAHRGGFAFDHADILFDAARRYGFGPDSPGSWDLWS, from the coding sequence ATGTCGTGGATTGGATCGCTCGCGGCCAAGGTCGCTGCCCGGTTGGATGACCGGGACCCGGTGTTCTACGCCGCCGACGTGACCCTGTTCGCCGTGCACGAGGGTGTGTGGCACGTGCTGCTGATCGAGCGCGGCTGGGCCCCGGACAAGGGCAAGCTCGCTCTTCCCGGCGGGCACGTCGATGCCGGTGAGTCCTCGGAGCAGGCCGCCCGCCGGGAGGCGGCCGAGGAAACCGGCCTGGACCTGTCCGGGGTGGTGCTCGACCGGATCGGGGTCTACGACGCCCCCGACCGGGACGCCCGCGGCCGGTACGTGTCGGTGGCCTACGGCGCGGTGCTCGAGGACACGATCGCCCCGGTGGCCGGGGACGACGCGGCGTCGGCGGCCTGGATGCCGCTTCCGACCGCGGCCCGGGTCGCTCACCGCGGCGGGTTCGCGTTCGACCACGCCGACATCCTCTTCGACGCGGCCCGCCGCTACGGCTTCGGCCCGGACTCGCCGGGGAGCTGGGACCTGTGGAGCTGA
- a CDS encoding GntR family transcriptional regulator produces MDVQAERAGQATFERIAQQLRDEIKSGTLTPGAQLPNQREVAARFGVAVATAQRALGFLQEEGWITSRPGVGRVVAATPGREPATLEQLSLQLTALRAEVKSLRESVEQLRGDRA; encoded by the coding sequence ATGGACGTTCAGGCGGAACGCGCAGGTCAGGCCACATTCGAGCGGATCGCGCAGCAGCTTCGAGACGAGATCAAGTCGGGAACGCTGACGCCGGGGGCTCAGCTGCCGAATCAGCGAGAGGTGGCCGCACGATTTGGGGTCGCGGTGGCCACCGCCCAACGTGCGTTGGGGTTCCTGCAAGAGGAGGGCTGGATCACGTCTCGGCCTGGCGTTGGACGGGTTGTCGCCGCCACGCCCGGCCGCGAGCCGGCCACACTGGAGCAACTGTCATTGCAGCTCACCGCCCTGCGGGCCGAGGTGAAGTCGCTGCGGGAGTCCGTTGAGCAACTCCGCGGCGACCGGGCCTAG